From the Thermococcus guaymasensis DSM 11113 genome, one window contains:
- a CDS encoding universal stress protein, translating to MKILVLIDGSKWSQKAALHAIAIAKKRGGKVILFSVLDRREAKSMAFNLSMFSDKLEKIESFEEEIWKEMKKGIRGIMTNLMELCHKEGVNCSFRIVEGSAKETILREANSGGYTLVVMGAYGRSGKTRIGSLLEEVVGMIKVPTMIVR from the coding sequence CTGAAGATACTCGTCCTTATAGATGGCTCCAAGTGGAGCCAAAAAGCGGCGCTCCACGCCATAGCAATAGCCAAGAAGCGCGGTGGTAAGGTCATACTTTTCTCAGTCCTCGACAGGAGGGAGGCCAAGTCAATGGCCTTCAACCTGAGCATGTTCAGCGACAAACTTGAGAAAATCGAGAGCTTTGAGGAGGAGATCTGGAAGGAGATGAAGAAGGGGATACGAGGGATAATGACGAACCTTATGGAGCTCTGTCATAAAGAGGGCGTGAACTGCTCATTTAGGATCGTTGAAGGCTCTGCCAAGGAGACAATACTGCGCGAGGCGAACTCCGGTGGATACACCCTTGTCGTTATGGGTGCATACGGCAGGAGTGGAAAAACGAGGATAGGCTCTCTGCTGGAGGAGGTTGTGGGAATGATAAAGGTTCCGACCATGATAGTCCGTTAG
- a CDS encoding ArsB/NhaD family transporter translates to MDSALIIAVTVFLFTYALIISEKVHRTVAALFGAAVVLFLRVVPWEKVPVYLDLDTLFLLIGMMIIVNTARESGLFEYIAIKTAKLAKGSPMRVLLLFSVVTAVVSSVLDNVTTVLLLTPMLIYITRLMEVDPIPFLLAEVFASNIGGTATLIGDPPNIMIGSAASLSFNEFLINMGPIAFLDLLIMIGIIYLAYRRELHVSHSHRQNLLSVIEGLSEEEAIKDPALFRKSVVVILAVIALFFVHDRLGIEPAVVALSGASFLLLWSKQDPEGILEKVEWTAIFFFMGLFIIVGSLVETGVISDVAEWLVGHINSTGEAILVIAWFSAIASAIVDNIPLTATMIPLIKAMGSSLNTYPLWWALSLGACLGGNGTAIGASANVVVIGIAGREGVKITFMDFLKMGLVVMFSTVGIGILVLWLRYVGV, encoded by the coding sequence ATGGACTCAGCGCTCATAATAGCCGTTACAGTGTTCCTCTTTACCTATGCACTCATAATAAGTGAAAAGGTTCACAGAACCGTTGCAGCCCTCTTTGGTGCCGCAGTAGTTCTGTTTTTGCGTGTTGTACCGTGGGAAAAGGTGCCTGTTTATCTCGACCTCGACACTCTGTTCCTTCTCATTGGTATGATGATCATAGTGAACACGGCGAGAGAAAGCGGTCTCTTTGAGTATATAGCTATAAAAACAGCCAAACTGGCCAAAGGTAGCCCAATGAGGGTTCTTCTACTGTTCTCGGTTGTCACTGCCGTTGTGAGTTCTGTTCTCGACAACGTTACAACGGTTCTCCTGCTCACTCCCATGCTGATCTACATAACCCGCCTTATGGAAGTTGATCCCATTCCCTTTCTCCTCGCGGAGGTCTTTGCCTCCAACATCGGAGGGACTGCTACGCTGATAGGCGATCCCCCGAACATAATGATAGGTTCGGCCGCCAGCCTGAGCTTCAACGAATTCCTGATAAACATGGGGCCCATAGCCTTCCTCGACCTGCTGATCATGATCGGCATAATCTACCTCGCCTACCGCAGAGAGCTCCACGTCAGCCACTCTCACAGACAGAACCTCCTCTCTGTGATTGAGGGCCTGAGTGAAGAAGAAGCCATAAAAGACCCCGCTCTCTTCAGGAAGTCGGTCGTGGTGATCCTTGCGGTTATTGCCCTGTTCTTTGTTCACGACAGGCTCGGCATCGAACCTGCGGTTGTGGCATTAAGCGGCGCCTCTTTCCTCCTTCTCTGGAGCAAGCAGGATCCGGAGGGGATACTGGAGAAGGTGGAGTGGACGGCGATCTTCTTCTTCATGGGCCTTTTCATAATCGTTGGATCACTCGTCGAGACGGGCGTTATCAGTGATGTTGCTGAGTGGCTGGTTGGTCACATCAACAGTACCGGTGAGGCGATCCTAGTGATAGCGTGGTTCTCGGCTATAGCGTCTGCCATAGTAGATAACATCCCCCTCACCGCGACTATGATACCCCTGATCAAGGCGATGGGCTCTTCCCTCAACACTTACCCCCTCTGGTGGGCCCTCTCGCTCGGTGCCTGCCTTGGTGGAAACGGCACGGCCATAGGGGCGAGCGCCAACGTCGTGGTCATAGGTATCGCCGGCAGGGAGGGAGTTAAAATAACTTTCATGGACTTCCTTAAGATGGGTCTCGTGGTCATGTTTTCAACCGTTGGGATCGGTATCCTTGTGCTCTGGCTCCGCTACGTGGGGGTATGA
- a CDS encoding S16 family serine protease, whose protein sequence is MKKAYTVIVTLLLLLSTLPVVGAQCPSEGHTVILKAPAVSRTADGRLVGVATNFVITVAPGSGHVYLETWPLAEVDMQASARLATQIAGEVTGKDMSKYDVFIQVKADSPIIGGPSAGGTMTVGIIAALEGWEVRDNVMMTGMINPDGTIGPVGGILEKAAAAASVGAKLFLIPEGQRIQVVQERQERNIGGIIQITTTTKKVDVAQYAKERWGLEVKEIRDIYDAVYYFTGHRLQKPQTPTTVQIDTSFLREDAEKDYENTTAYYQDVLERLKKSSVDYGTYMALKEALDQAAALLDSSKASLDEGMYYTVLSKDFQARIVIRHVDWYLEVQTVQDISALLNRVNSYINETEQYVSEMEIQGMTMLQAIAAAEERIEQAKDALQDAWKSFYNGNYWDAVGNAAYAYERADTARFWASLGKRFASGEVIKREELKETARTYIDESNLIATYIESMYGDVLGTSLTDTIQKAEEYYDDGKYSAAIFTAMEARVRGEVFLDTLGIDNVTVLRDKLNQMREGAKTAIGLAQSKGIVPILAIAYYEFAESYEKGEGIEDLQNAMIFYQYARESAGVFLMKVKSGESNSTWTNPLNPSNWTTSSPNTPSSTSNASTSNTGTSNTGAGITSLCGPGIIALFALLPLLRRRK, encoded by the coding sequence ATGAAAAAAGCTTATACCGTGATTGTTACGCTCCTTCTTTTGCTCTCGACACTGCCCGTGGTAGGGGCTCAATGCCCCTCCGAAGGACACACAGTTATTCTCAAGGCCCCCGCGGTCTCAAGGACTGCAGACGGAAGGCTCGTCGGCGTCGCCACGAACTTCGTCATAACGGTCGCCCCGGGAAGCGGGCACGTGTACCTTGAAACCTGGCCCCTTGCAGAGGTGGACATGCAGGCGAGCGCGAGGCTGGCAACGCAGATAGCAGGAGAGGTCACTGGAAAGGACATGAGCAAATACGACGTCTTCATCCAGGTCAAGGCGGATTCCCCAATCATAGGTGGCCCCTCGGCCGGAGGAACGATGACCGTTGGGATAATAGCCGCACTTGAGGGCTGGGAAGTCAGGGACAACGTCATGATGACGGGAATGATAAACCCGGACGGCACGATAGGGCCGGTCGGCGGAATTCTCGAAAAGGCAGCCGCGGCGGCCTCTGTCGGGGCCAAGCTGTTCCTGATCCCAGAGGGCCAGAGGATACAGGTGGTTCAGGAAAGACAGGAACGGAACATAGGGGGGATAATCCAGATCACGACAACAACTAAAAAGGTTGACGTTGCCCAGTACGCCAAGGAGCGCTGGGGCCTTGAGGTTAAGGAGATAAGGGACATCTACGATGCGGTCTATTACTTCACCGGCCACAGGCTCCAGAAACCTCAGACCCCAACCACTGTTCAGATTGACACTTCTTTCCTGAGGGAAGATGCTGAAAAGGACTACGAGAACACGACCGCCTACTACCAGGACGTCCTTGAGAGGCTTAAGAAGAGCAGCGTCGATTATGGGACGTACATGGCCCTGAAAGAAGCCCTAGATCAAGCCGCGGCCCTTCTTGACTCATCCAAGGCCTCTCTCGATGAAGGCATGTACTATACCGTCCTCAGCAAGGACTTCCAGGCCAGGATTGTGATAAGGCACGTTGACTGGTACTTAGAAGTTCAGACTGTTCAGGATATTTCGGCTCTTCTGAACCGTGTGAACTCGTATATCAACGAGACGGAACAGTATGTCTCCGAAATGGAAATCCAGGGTATGACTATGCTCCAAGCGATAGCCGCAGCCGAGGAGAGGATTGAGCAGGCAAAGGACGCACTGCAGGACGCTTGGAAAAGCTTCTACAATGGCAACTACTGGGACGCCGTTGGAAACGCCGCCTATGCTTACGAGAGGGCAGACACTGCACGCTTCTGGGCGTCGCTTGGAAAGCGCTTTGCCAGCGGGGAGGTCATTAAAAGGGAAGAGCTCAAGGAAACGGCGAGGACGTACATAGACGAATCAAACCTGATTGCGACTTACATTGAATCAATGTACGGCGACGTGCTCGGCACTTCACTCACCGACACAATACAGAAGGCGGAGGAATACTACGACGATGGAAAATACTCCGCGGCGATATTTACCGCGATGGAGGCCAGAGTCAGGGGAGAGGTTTTCCTCGACACGCTAGGAATAGACAACGTCACGGTGCTGAGGGACAAACTCAACCAGATGAGAGAGGGCGCCAAGACCGCGATAGGACTTGCCCAGTCGAAGGGTATAGTCCCAATCCTCGCCATAGCCTACTACGAGTTCGCCGAGAGCTACGAGAAGGGTGAAGGCATCGAAGACCTCCAGAACGCCATGATATTCTACCAGTACGCGAGGGAAAGCGCCGGCGTTTTCCTGATGAAAGTGAAATCGGGAGAATCAAACTCAACTTGGACGAACCCCCTGAATCCTTCAAACTGGACAACGAGCTCACCCAACACCCCATCGAGCACATCAAACGCAAGTACTTCGAATACAGGGACTTCAAACACCGGCGCTGGGATAACCTCCCTCTGTGGGCCCGGAATAATAGCGCTCTTCGCCCTTCTACCCCTGCTCAGGAGAAGGAAGTGA
- a CDS encoding DUF2103 domain-containing protein produces MPKYFRKGVKREHHFLKGLEKPLEEIASIPGVKKVIPGRIYASDSRGFEIKVTRETRTGLKLVAKSDGSVQEVFLVVDKADRERVWREIERLAEEWKD; encoded by the coding sequence ATGCCCAAGTACTTCCGCAAAGGCGTCAAGAGGGAGCACCACTTCCTCAAGGGACTTGAGAAACCGCTCGAAGAGATAGCCTCCATTCCCGGCGTCAAGAAGGTAATCCCTGGGAGGATTTACGCGAGCGATTCCAGGGGCTTTGAGATCAAGGTGACGCGGGAAACGCGGACCGGCCTTAAGCTCGTCGCCAAGAGCGATGGCTCCGTCCAAGAAGTTTTTCTCGTCGTTGACAAGGCCGATAGGGAGAGGGTCTGGAGGGAAATAGAGAGATTGGCGGAGGAGTGGAAGGACTAA
- a CDS encoding universal stress protein: protein MEALNRIVSRKFKNIAEDRYEQIIKRYREFLLLPEELVLPEVNSILFPIDRFSLDIPEELFETLRAYAGASVHLIYVSEKRTLRLIEQTLGKEEAEKLKEEKINFAQKTLDTLAPTLEKLGLSVKPSRVIGSKSDDVIELMSTGRFDILIISRHFGSEPSKTSPMSPVVFKIVQHIERPVIVY, encoded by the coding sequence ATGGAGGCGCTCAACCGCATAGTCTCTAGGAAGTTCAAGAACATCGCCGAGGATCGTTATGAGCAGATAATCAAGCGCTACCGTGAATTTCTTCTCCTTCCGGAGGAGCTCGTTCTTCCGGAAGTTAACTCAATACTGTTCCCGATTGACAGGTTTTCACTTGATATCCCAGAAGAACTTTTTGAGACCCTGCGGGCTTACGCTGGGGCCTCGGTGCACTTAATTTATGTCTCCGAGAAGAGAACTCTCCGCTTGATAGAGCAGACCCTTGGAAAGGAGGAGGCTGAGAAGCTGAAGGAGGAAAAGATTAACTTTGCCCAAAAAACCCTTGACACCCTCGCTCCGACCCTTGAGAAGCTGGGCCTTTCGGTTAAACCTAGCCGCGTGATAGGAAGCAAAAGCGACGACGTCATAGAGCTGATGTCCACCGGCAGGTTCGATATTCTCATCATCTCCCGCCACTTCGGCTCCGAGCCGAGCAAAACCTCGCCAATGAGCCCAGTCGTCTTCAAAATCGTTCAGCACATCGAAAGGCCCGTTATCGTCTATTAA
- a CDS encoding UPF0175 family protein, with protein sequence MEDLWIVKEFEKVAELMPERALNLIKKDPDLLKEIVISAYLDEIISLGKAAEVLGVTREELIEEFKKRGIPIRAPDREDVLSEVEVITCL encoded by the coding sequence ATGGAGGATCTGTGGATTGTCAAAGAGTTTGAAAAAGTTGCGGAATTGATGCCTGAGAGGGCCCTAAATCTAATAAAGAAAGACCCCGACCTCTTAAAGGAGATAGTAATCTCGGCGTATCTGGATGAAATCATAAGCCTTGGAAAAGCCGCAGAGGTCCTCGGGGTAACGAGAGAAGAGCTTATAGAGGAGTTTAAAAAACGAGGGATCCCCATTAGAGCTCCCGACAGGGAAGACGTTCTCTCAGAAGTGGAGGTCATAACGTGTTTGTAG
- a CDS encoding coiled-coil protein, with the protein MPTVKVDPEEIKRIKKEIEALEKERNEIRAKLEELEKELQSWIQKRDEKNKEVQQLRQKGREYKAKRDEINEQIKQLKKNREEINAKLDLLYQEILEYRTKRDEYNQLRRLNMPAEKIKERIEKLEWELQTNPKITPEREKQIVDQIQVLATELEIIQQADRFHKKLVETRKKVDQLKKARRAISLEIQKLANQSQQFHEMMIKAFNQADEVKKEADEYHAKVVELRDKVREVRRQLREIERKIREYDERHKELIAYRLVAKMRARKDSSFEKAVEALEKFKRGEKLTLDELLLLQRYNLV; encoded by the coding sequence ATGCCAACGGTCAAAGTGGATCCAGAAGAGATAAAGAGGATCAAGAAGGAAATCGAGGCCCTTGAAAAGGAGAGGAATGAGATAAGGGCCAAGCTCGAGGAGCTCGAAAAAGAGCTCCAGAGCTGGATTCAAAAGAGGGACGAGAAAAACAAGGAAGTGCAGCAGCTCCGCCAGAAGGGCAGGGAGTACAAGGCGAAGAGGGATGAAATTAATGAGCAGATAAAACAGCTCAAGAAGAATCGTGAGGAAATCAACGCCAAGCTTGACCTTCTCTATCAGGAGATACTTGAGTACAGGACCAAGAGGGACGAGTACAACCAGCTGAGAAGGCTCAACATGCCCGCTGAGAAGATCAAGGAGAGAATCGAGAAGCTTGAATGGGAGCTCCAGACCAACCCGAAGATAACCCCTGAGAGGGAGAAGCAGATCGTTGACCAGATACAGGTTCTCGCGACGGAGCTTGAGATAATCCAGCAGGCCGACCGCTTCCACAAGAAGCTAGTTGAGACGAGGAAGAAGGTCGACCAGCTCAAGAAGGCCAGAAGGGCGATAAGCCTTGAGATCCAGAAGCTGGCGAACCAGAGCCAGCAGTTCCATGAGATGATGATAAAGGCCTTCAACCAGGCGGACGAGGTCAAGAAGGAGGCCGACGAGTATCACGCCAAGGTCGTTGAGCTCCGTGATAAGGTCAGGGAGGTCAGGAGGCAGCTCCGCGAGATCGAGAGGAAGATCCGTGAGTACGACGAGAGGCACAAGGAGCTCATCGCCTACAGGCTTGTCGCGAAGATGCGCGCCAGAAAGGACAGCAGCTTTGAGAAGGCCGTTGAGGCCCTTGAGAAGTTCAAGCGCGGTGAGAAGCTCACACTCGATGAGCTGCTGCTCCTCCAGAGGTACAACCTCGTCTGA
- a CDS encoding phosphoadenosine phosphosulfate reductase domain-containing protein, translating into MFTLIARARKDAKALQYINERNYGGFLRVESLGGGRRKEEVSESLERILEGPYIPVLLLGEKERDLLEELLPLLRDSGKPFYARSLRTKRVRNMRVDELYSHIEEIKARFRLGFRWENGYALDPQNPLGIEIHPDYDAYLAVGEGFRTAMRELLGVELGENSLVLRKLMNRETYYSGPYAVVEVSKKLGFPTEVLWRIPHSENVSLGRLIELNRDYIEAFAGASKEFLRQFEGRDVLVPWSGGKDSTAALILAKEALGKVTAVYVRMEYEMPLTDEYIEKTARKLGVNLLRVDVPMPIEKYGMPTPKNRWCTKMKVEALYSVASQFEDPILVVGDRDGESARRRLKPPVVERRTDFGTFLEVMPVKFWSGFMVQLFLLGRGIELHPLYYEGFYRLGCTVCPSLADWEIKLLKRKGVEKLPSLPSPEQG; encoded by the coding sequence ATGTTCACGCTCATAGCGAGGGCCAGAAAGGATGCGAAGGCCCTGCAGTACATAAACGAGAGAAACTACGGGGGCTTTCTTAGGGTTGAAAGCCTCGGCGGTGGCAGGAGGAAGGAAGAAGTCTCTGAAAGCCTTGAAAGGATTCTTGAAGGGCCGTACATCCCGGTTCTCCTCCTTGGTGAGAAAGAAAGAGACCTTTTAGAGGAACTTTTGCCCCTCCTCCGTGACTCGGGGAAGCCCTTTTACGCGAGATCCCTCAGGACGAAGCGCGTCAGGAACATGCGGGTTGACGAGCTCTACTCACACATAGAGGAGATAAAGGCCCGTTTCCGGCTCGGTTTCCGGTGGGAGAACGGTTACGCACTCGACCCGCAGAACCCCCTTGGGATTGAGATCCACCCCGATTACGACGCCTACCTTGCGGTTGGTGAGGGCTTCAGAACTGCCATGAGAGAACTCCTCGGCGTTGAACTCGGTGAGAACTCCCTCGTTCTCAGGAAGCTTATGAACAGGGAGACCTACTACTCCGGCCCCTATGCGGTTGTGGAAGTCAGCAAGAAGCTCGGTTTTCCGACGGAGGTTCTCTGGAGGATTCCTCACTCGGAGAACGTTTCCCTTGGGCGCCTCATTGAACTCAACCGAGATTATATTGAGGCTTTTGCAGGGGCTTCTAAGGAGTTCCTACGCCAGTTTGAGGGCAGGGACGTGCTCGTGCCTTGGAGCGGTGGCAAGGACTCAACTGCCGCGTTGATCCTGGCCAAAGAGGCCCTCGGCAAAGTGACCGCAGTCTATGTTAGGATGGAGTACGAGATGCCCCTGACAGATGAATACATCGAGAAAACCGCTAGAAAGCTCGGTGTGAATCTGCTCCGCGTCGACGTCCCCATGCCGATAGAGAAGTACGGCATGCCCACCCCTAAAAACCGCTGGTGCACGAAAATGAAGGTTGAGGCCCTCTACTCCGTTGCATCTCAATTTGAGGATCCAATCCTTGTAGTTGGCGACCGGGACGGGGAAAGCGCGAGGAGAAGGCTCAAGCCACCTGTTGTGGAGAGGAGGACGGACTTCGGGACGTTCCTTGAGGTCATGCCGGTAAAGTTCTGGAGCGGGTTCATGGTTCAGCTCTTTCTCTTGGGTAGGGGTATTGAGCTACACCCCCTCTACTACGAGGGCTTTTACAGGCTCGGCTGCACAGTTTGTCCGAGCCTCGCCGACTGGGAGATAAAGCTGCTCAAAAGGAAGGGAGTTGAGAAGCTCCCCTCACTTCCTTCTCCTGAGCAGGGGTAG
- a CDS encoding DUF3368 domain-containing protein, whose amino-acid sequence MFVVDTTVLSNFAKTNSMDVLRGILDETALTTPQVVEEFMVGVKRGRYPPVKIPIPITKLTPEEERLYRLLRAKLGKGESSCIAVAKHRGLILLSDDYDARKKARLLGVKVSGTIGVLVLGVKRGILTLEEGNELLEKMIEKGFYSPVKRLEEVMPASSP is encoded by the coding sequence GTGTTTGTAGTGGACACAACGGTGTTGTCCAACTTTGCAAAGACGAATTCGATGGACGTTCTCAGAGGAATTCTCGATGAAACAGCGCTAACTACCCCCCAGGTTGTTGAAGAATTTATGGTGGGAGTTAAGCGAGGCAGGTATCCTCCAGTTAAAATCCCCATACCAATTACAAAGCTTACTCCTGAGGAAGAAAGATTGTACAGACTCCTTCGCGCGAAGCTGGGAAAGGGAGAATCATCTTGCATAGCCGTCGCAAAACACAGGGGGTTAATTTTGCTCAGCGATGACTACGACGCGCGAAAGAAGGCGAGACTGCTCGGGGTCAAAGTGTCGGGGACGATAGGAGTTCTCGTGCTTGGAGTCAAGAGAGGCATTCTAACGTTGGAAGAAGGCAACGAGTTGCTGGAGAAAATGATTGAAAAGGGCTTCTACTCCCCCGTAAAAAGACTTGAAGAAGTTATGCCCGCTTCCTCACCTTGA
- the arcS gene encoding archaeosine synthase subunit alpha gives MEVIKHEGPGRLGLVRLGDYSFRTPALVGVDFTLSPFNSFFHPKEPGDYDFNLAPAIPLGFYTPAEVIEKALGRLWSVNYEGFNAFYLPALRRTEYLEEFFKIIGRYNFEAIYLGNSKILVKEYRYFVKILRELRERFPNVMIIADVEPFFYPLAVYLGVDAFDTRSLKLYDFEGRGFTQYSPFLWGKEPNALDFARKTILLVRKALEEGKLRYLVENLFYTQYHAGILRIADLEHADYLEKYTPIQKETVYFISDASIRRPEVKRWHSRVVERFTPPKNTELVLLFPCSARKPYSFSRSHTLYRRAVKEALGSGTAKVHELILTSPFGVVPREWEWLAKYDIVVTGHWSEEEIKPAAELLAKTLEKYPKDVPIIAHLDEAYIEIAKLAGELSGREIIFTDVKNGTTSKESLKSLTETLKEFELEGSKEDRTYRYFENIRKVFDFYFGIGAGEAVLPEDGQVKGSKMLRLFIGNQQTGTFRDGVISVTPFGMQRIYDSLKAYWVEIDFDLRGDVFAVGVNEADERIRPDDIVGVVRDDRVVGVGKAVLSGEEMVKAKKGVAVKVRKRA, from the coding sequence ATGGAGGTAATCAAGCACGAAGGCCCTGGAAGGCTTGGGTTAGTCCGCTTAGGGGACTACTCCTTTAGAACGCCAGCCCTGGTTGGGGTAGACTTCACGCTTTCGCCCTTCAACTCATTCTTCCACCCAAAGGAGCCGGGCGATTACGACTTCAACCTGGCTCCGGCCATACCCCTCGGCTTTTACACCCCCGCCGAGGTCATTGAGAAAGCCCTCGGAAGGCTCTGGAGCGTTAATTACGAGGGCTTCAATGCCTTTTATCTGCCAGCTTTGAGGAGAACCGAGTACCTTGAGGAGTTCTTCAAGATAATCGGGCGGTACAACTTCGAGGCAATTTACCTCGGCAACTCCAAAATCCTCGTCAAGGAGTACCGCTACTTCGTTAAAATCCTGCGCGAGCTCCGTGAGAGGTTCCCGAACGTCATGATAATAGCGGACGTTGAGCCGTTTTTCTACCCACTCGCCGTTTACCTTGGCGTTGATGCCTTTGACACGCGCTCCCTCAAGCTCTACGACTTTGAGGGTAGGGGCTTCACCCAGTACAGCCCTTTCCTCTGGGGCAAGGAGCCAAACGCCCTCGACTTCGCCAGGAAGACGATACTCCTCGTGAGGAAGGCCCTGGAGGAAGGCAAGCTCCGCTATTTGGTTGAGAACCTTTTCTACACCCAGTACCACGCGGGGATCCTCAGAATAGCGGATTTGGAACACGCCGATTATCTCGAAAAATACACGCCGATTCAGAAGGAGACCGTTTACTTCATCAGCGACGCCTCCATCAGGAGGCCCGAGGTCAAGCGCTGGCACTCCCGAGTCGTCGAGCGCTTCACTCCACCTAAGAACACCGAGCTCGTGCTCCTCTTCCCGTGCTCGGCGAGGAAACCTTATTCGTTCTCCCGCTCACACACCCTCTACAGGCGTGCCGTGAAGGAAGCTTTAGGCTCTGGAACAGCCAAGGTTCACGAGCTAATCTTAACATCGCCTTTCGGCGTCGTCCCGAGGGAGTGGGAGTGGCTGGCGAAGTACGACATAGTCGTTACCGGCCACTGGAGCGAGGAGGAGATAAAGCCAGCGGCCGAGCTTTTGGCGAAGACCCTCGAAAAGTATCCGAAGGACGTTCCCATTATAGCGCACCTCGACGAGGCCTACATCGAGATAGCGAAGCTCGCGGGTGAGCTCTCCGGCAGGGAGATAATCTTCACCGACGTGAAGAACGGGACGACGAGCAAAGAAAGTTTGAAATCCCTCACCGAGACCCTGAAGGAGTTCGAGCTTGAGGGAAGCAAAGAGGACAGAACCTATCGCTACTTTGAGAACATAAGGAAGGTCTTCGACTTCTACTTCGGCATCGGTGCTGGTGAGGCAGTTCTCCCAGAGGACGGGCAGGTCAAGGGTAGTAAAATGCTCCGCCTCTTCATCGGCAACCAGCAGACAGGAACTTTCAGGGACGGTGTCATAAGCGTCACGCCCTTCGGAATGCAGAGAATCTACGACTCGCTCAAAGCCTACTGGGTGGAGATTGACTTCGACCTCCGCGGCGACGTCTTTGCGGTGGGCGTTAACGAGGCCGACGAGCGGATTCGCCCGGATGACATAGTCGGAGTCGTCCGCGACGACAGAGTTGTGGGCGTAGGCAAGGCCGTCCTGAGCGGCGAGGAGATGGTTAAGGCGAAGAAGGGCGTCGCCGTCAAGGTGAGGAAGCGGGCATAA